The following are encoded together in the Mycolicibacterium arabiense genome:
- a CDS encoding SHOCT domain-containing protein, whose amino-acid sequence MLMTAEMGWGMMFAGLLLLVGALALVVFGAAWLADAIGRSDRPAPSASAPTAIEVLRHRYAQGAIDDEELAHRLAKLDNDTSAADCADSVRVAPTSSRPQWLSAGRAYDRRSTAMDKMIRRLRSG is encoded by the coding sequence ATGCTGATGACAGCGGAAATGGGCTGGGGAATGATGTTTGCCGGGCTGCTGCTGCTGGTCGGGGCACTGGCGCTAGTGGTATTCGGCGCGGCCTGGCTCGCGGATGCGATCGGGCGATCGGACCGCCCAGCACCTTCAGCATCCGCGCCAACCGCCATCGAGGTGCTGCGACACCGGTACGCCCAGGGGGCGATCGACGATGAGGAGCTGGCTCATCGCTTGGCTAAGCTCGACAATGACACGAGTGCCGCGGATTGCGCGGATTCGGTGCGCGTCGCGCCGACATCATCACGACCACAGTGGCTTTCGGCCGGGCGTGCGTACGACAGGAGATCGACGGCGATGGATAAGATGATCAGGCGACTGCGCTCGGGCTGA